In the genome of Candoia aspera isolate rCanAsp1 chromosome 4, rCanAsp1.hap2, whole genome shotgun sequence, the window ccagctcttcattcctcCTCTGTCGTCGGCTTCACTTTtggcagagccatcttcagttcaccattggTTCCCTGGATGTCCTCTCCCTTTTCATTTCCTCATTTCTCACAAGCCCAGTGAACATCCAGCCATGACCACCAAGCATACAGACAGCAATTCAGTGTCCAGTGATAAATTGGAGGACCTGTCCAATGAGTGGTGCCTCCAGTGTCACTTTAACATGCCCTCCTGTCTCCTGGTCATGCTGTCCTCTGCTCTGGAGGTTTGATTTGTTTGGTCTACAGGATAAAAGGTCCAGCATAGACTGAGCCAGTGAGAGAGACCCTTGTGGCTATGGTTGTGTTGCAGGACCTCCATTGTCCTATCCCTTGGATATTTCAGAGTGTCTTCCCTGACTTCATTTAGTGTGGTTTCTGATACCAGTGTGGCCATGGGGACCTCCAGTGCTGGGAGCTGAATCATTCTAGGACAGCCTGAGGGGAAGTCTAGAGCTTGATGGGCAAAAGGAAGGAGCCAGCCTTTGTAGAGGGaatagagaatggccttgaaggacaggaggaagctAGCAAAGCAATGATCAGACAAGTATGACCTGCGCCCATTCCGAGAAACTAatttgagtaaacatctcagatggGCCCCTCCTTAATTCACACAAAGatgaagtgagggagggggaagcacatttcaaacttgcaagattctattatcaTAGCTGTTACAAATAAAAGtcttgacctatatggcattggtttcttagtctggtctacctcatagggctTGGCACCCTCACTGCCCTAGCAGCTCCCCTTCCTTCTCAAGGACTTCTTTTTTGAATGCCTCAGGGAAGGAGAAATGTAATGTGGAATTGCTGGCTACAGGGAATACTTCTGCTGCTCAAAATTCCATTGAAGTATCTGTGAGGGCAGAGGATTGTAGTTCTGCAAAATCTACGCTTTTGCTGATTTTCCCAAGAAGCCCAGGGAAGTTTGATTTTGGAAGAGCCTGCTGGATCTTCTTCCTGGTCTCCTGAAGACCtctgctgctggtcttcctcctcATCCAGAGATAGTGCTGTCCTCACCTTATCTGAAGGGAGGATCTGAGTCATGCGTGATGAGGAGCGTGAAGTGGCTGCTTCTTTTTGCTTGCTTCTCTTGATCTCTCTCCTGCAAAAATGGCTTGGGCCTCACCCTGTGGGACCATGGTTCTGAGTGGAGGGGAAATGGGAAGCAGCACCATTTCATCTCTCCTTGCCCCTCTCAGGAACTCAATCCAATTGGGTGCTCGAAAGTGGTATTTCCCACTCTCTTTGCCCTTTTTGGGTGGGTAGAAACAGGCAGGGGCTTGATCCAAGGAGGCTGCTGCCCAACTTGATATGCCCTGGCTTTTCCTAAGAGGTCTTCAGGAAGGGAAATTATCTCGGCAGAGCCAGAGGAGAATGCAAGCTATGGTTCCCTCagcaaagggggaaaggatcAAGTGCCCAGTGCCACTGTTTCCATCCCCTCTTGGTGCCAAAGCTATCCAACTCcaaagaacagtgtttttcaaccttggcaagtttgagacgtgtggacttcaactcccagaattccccagccagccatgggaaattctgggagttgaagtccacacacctcaaacttgccaaggttgaaaaatactgcccAAAGGAGTGGTGATGGACTCTCCAGCAAGTGTGAAGTCACACAGCCTGTGACTGGCAATTCAGCAGCTATGGCTGAGCCCCAATTTCCAGACATAGTTTTGAATATATCAGAACACACAAAGCCCTCAATCTACTGAAAAGTCAGTCTGTGCAAGGCTGTAGCCTTCAAATATTTTTGGATGAGATAAATAATATACCATGGAGAAGACCAGGCTAGGCTAGACTGTTTCTCCAAAACTCCATTGCAATCCATTGCTATGGATTCCCCACATCCCGCTATCCAAAACGAAACAGTGAATCTTCTCCATTTTCTGTTGCAGTGACACATTTCAGTATTTCAATAAGTTACAGAAACGGCGGCAGTCAGAGGCAGCCAACTTGTGGAACGAACCAGCAGACCACGCTCATGTGGAGCGGAGAGATGATCATGAGCTTTACAAGCTGCTGGAGGAGAGGTCAAAAATGCGCCGCGGGTCAAAGGTTAGTGGCCGGTACAGATGGAGCCCTTTCATATGGAGCCGAATTTAGTGATGTGGAATTCAGCCACATGTAGCCTGATATATTGGGAGATACAGTAGATGGTTTCTTCTGCTGTTTCCTCCGTGTGAAAGTAGGGAAGTATGTGCCAAGAATGTTCATAAACAAGAATGTTATTGCTGGCTCGAGCCGAGATAAAAAGGAGTGGTGTAAGTGTATGAATTGGTCTTTTGAAGATCTTTCTGGAAATGCTTGCGGCTACATCTAGTTGTCGCTGTGTTTGCCATGTTGTCAGTGAACTGCTTTGTGCATGCCTTCCTGAGCTCATAAGGACTAGAAATGTGATTCTGATTACTCGTCGTCCTCAAGGCACTGAAGCCTTCACTAAATAACACTCTGCTGTGCAGTCCTACATGTATAGGATATGCAGGGGTGTGGGGGCTCAATTTTCTACAAATGATTTCACCTGAGATTAAACTGCAACTTTACCTAAACAGACAAGTATTTTCtccaaaaatagaacaaaaaattATAAACCAAGCTCAAGATCCGTTATACTCTAGTGTGCCCAAGGCAGACCTAGGTTATGGAGGTCTCATTGCAAGGTATCTGGGGggagcggtgtgtgtgtgtgtgtaaaaaaaggaaagatgttgACCACAGTCATGTAATCAAAGCATACTTTACATATGTCATACGGTTGTGGacaacatcttgacttttatgacctccctgtggacacccctgtctCATTGACCTGGTACTTGATGGCCTTCATTGAAGCCACTAGGAAAACAATCTGGCTGGGAGATGGGAGGATGGAAAATCTAACTTTTGCTTGTCAAAACACCATCAGGAAGGGAAAATGAATGATGTCTCTCAAATCTGGATCCATCCCTTAATTGCCGTTCTTTTTCTGGGCCTCCTGGTTCAAGATCTCAGTGCTGACATCTGAAACCCTGAATAGTTTGGGAGCAGAGTATCACAAGAGATGCACTATGTTTCAGTATGGTCACTTTTCTCACCTTTGAAGGCGCTACTCCAGGGGCCTCCAACAAGTGAAGCAAAATGGGTAAATAGGTCTTTGTAGCAGCAGGCCCCTCTTGCATAATGCCCTCCCCAGGGAAGTTTGCATAAGGCACATATTGATGTTCTTCTGGAGCCAAGCTAAGACAATTTTCCTCTCCCGGGCATTTTTATAGTTTTGGAATTGTGATGGTTGGGTAGTGGAACTGCCAATCAAAGTGTGGCAACACGAGCACCACCTTCCCTTTTATATTCCACAGGGAGGAGAAATGGATTTGGGAAATATGGGTGGAAGGGCAGGTCTGAGAGACACTCAGTGTCCTAGTCTAGGAAAACCTCAATCTATCAGATAGACAAGGTTACTAATACATTTACTGCCAGGGAAGACAAGGAAGGATGTAGATATGTTTTAGTATTAAATGAGCCAATTATAATccattttatgttatttaataaaagttaaTTATAAATAGTAAATGACTATGCTGACCTATATCTTCCCCACATTCTACCTAATCATGTTATTTTACAGAGATAAAGAAatacaggagaaaaacaaaagaatatatAAACTAGAAAAAGATTTAGTGGTGGTAGCAAGCAAGACAGATCCTTTAGAGATTTCCCAGAGTTAATGGGATTTCTcttaaagaaggagaaggagtatGCTCACAATAAGGAGTGTACAGGAGAATAGtcagtttgattttaaaaacctGCTTTAGTGCACTGAGATAGTAGATTTTAAGGTGGCTGTATTGGATGTTCTATGTTTTAGGTTATATCTGTACTATTTATTAATTCCTCCCAAATCCTTCTGTGCTGCCTCAACATGGCAGGGGGGCTATTCCTGGGAGGGATAAGTAAGGAACGTTGGCGgtgtatgccaagaatatatattcccagcaggatcacccaaggtgtgaaggtcatcccagctgcccagcaaaagcaagcaggcacctgtgttgggcagcagcgatatagGAAGATGTTGGAGGCAGAAGATCACTttggtgacaatggcaaaggcatcaattaatATGCtgcgggagaaggcaatggtaaaccattcctatatttttaccaagaaaaccacatggatagaaaatataaaatgattgacaatataatggcagatgatgggcccctcaagttgggtatattgaatatatattaagaaaagctggattggaagatgagtgtgttttaaaattggaggaaaaaacatcagtaacctgttCTATGCTGGTGACACTACTCTGattgccaaaaatgcaaaggtcCTTCAAGCTCTAGTAGTAACAGtaaaggagcacagtgaaaaaatgggactaaaactaaatataaagaagaccaaactaatgagaacagtagaacaaccagccttagagtTAACAGTGAAGTTATTGAAGTAGTGGATAACTTCTGTGtcttaggatcaaccatcaacagtaaaggaaccagcagtcaagggaaaaaaaaacagactaacaattggtagagcagccatgaaggctttggaaaatatattcaaatacctacaaagatgagaattgtgcaagccatggtactctctgtgacactctatggaagtgaagttgtactctgaagaagcaggataggaagagtattgatgcttttaaactttggtgttggagaagactcctgagaatactgtggacagccaagaaaacaaatgaatggatcattgaacaaatcaacccagagttctcattcaaggcacaaatgacaaagctaaaattatcctatttcacacattatgtgaagacccagctctctggagaaggctgtaatgctgggaaaggtggaagggaagagaagaagaggatgatcagcaccaaggtggatggactcagttacagtggtgatgggtgcaccattggaagacctgaaagaccaggttagggacagatcatcatggagaaaatctatgtggttgctaagagtcaacaatggcttgatggcatataatcaatgaATTACTTATTAATTAGATTTTTTACTCTTCTTTAAAAAGCGTGTCTGATAATTTTGTGATCTGCCCAGAAAACTTCAATTATTGGGCAGATTAGAAGTAaaagtattattactattattagtatTACTACTGATAGCAATCATTTGCCATTTGCTTCTATAGAAATAAGTAAAAAGATTAATTGTAGCCCAGTCTTTAAAGATGGGAGGAGAGATCTCATTTGTACCTACATACACACATAGGAAGCCCAAGGCAATAATTTAAAGCTGTAATCCCAGCTTGGCACCTCCCTTGGTACTCACCTGGTCccattctacttttttctttgttaaagATAGTTttggaggagcaggagcaggagcaggaggaatACTGCAAAACAGCACCAGCCTCCGAATAATCATATTTCCCAGAAAGTCCTTGGACTATATATAGGTCCATAaccattcttaaaaaaataaaaatagaaaattactCTAGTCCAATGCTTGCTTTGTATATGTGTTCACTGTCCAGTAAAAAGATGCAAAATCTTGGAGACTTAGGAGGGTTGCAGGGATCAACGTCACTGGTTAACTTTCTGGTAAACTGGTGTTTTCTGACTGGCCTCAACCACTGTGGCATCCATTTTGTGAATGGACATACACCCTAAGCAGCTATTATTTTGAGTGTGCATAATCTATTCTCAAAATGTTAATGAGCCCTCTGGTCCTACAAGGTTGGAGATCCCTGCATTCGTGCCTCTGTAAAATCTAGCTCTTCACACAGACGTGCCTTGCCCTCCATAAAATCACACATTTAGCTGATAGTTATAGTTctgtgttcatttttttcatgttcATCACACATTTAGCTGATATATATATAGTTCtgtgattcattttttttcatttttttcgtGATTCATCTATTCTATCAAAGGGATACCGACGTTTGAGCTTTGACATCATTGCCCACCGACAGATCCGTCGAAAGGTAAAGGATCGATGGAAACATATCTTGGAAGTCTTAGGTAAGTGTCCTAGttagatctctctctctatctctctatccagttaatttatttaactatttgtATAATCTTGAACTTTTCTATTCTGAAGGAAATTTTTAAATGTAGGATCTCAGATACTGTTTCTGTTGTTTCAGATGTTAAAAGTAATGTACACATTAATAATAAGATGGCAGTTGTTTTTTCATTGGCTGAACTGTTGGGATGTCACTAACATTAGCAAGTATTCTAGCTGCAAAGAATTAAATTTGCTATTGCCTATTGAAAATAACCATCAGTTGGTTGACTCTGCAGTTCCTACAAATGAGGAGAAAAAGGGAACTAGAAATAAAGGCTTCTCTGGGCTCTGGCCATCTGAAGGGTTTTAATCCAACAAAAGTTGTTCTTAAAAATCTAGAGAATTAAGTGGATTATATGGAATTTGCCCTTATCATATAGTATTGCCATTAACTGTCTAGTAGCCTTCTGATAATTTAAAACAGGGATTTTCAAACTATTCCAGGCCACGAAAtctgttacttaaaaaaaaaatcttggaaccCCTGATCAGGAGGCagagctctagtgatagaaaagtCCCTGTGCTCGAGTGaacttcgtgtgtgtgtgtgtgttcaaactGTTTGaaaaaaccctgatctaaatGAACAATGACTAAGCTGGTAGTTAGGCCTAGAAAAAAACATTCAAGTATTCTTGCTTCTTCTCAGGCTCTAGGCTGATGCTTAAATTTGGGCTGCCTGACAGGAATTACTATAGAATTTCCCTCCATTGGCTTGTGTCTGTGTCTtgaaatcagtcttgactcctggagactgcctggactagtccctgcagttttcatggcaaggtctttcggaagtagtttgccattgccttcctcctaggactaagagaagtgactggcccaaggtcacccagctggcttcatgcccaaggtgggaccagaactcacagtctcctggtttctagcctggtgccctaaccattacatcaaactggctctcccattgACTTTAGGGGGATCAATTATCCATCTTTGGTATCCTCGTGCTTAGGTTACTGTAAGGCTTGGTACATGTGGAGGAAGGAGTTGTAGAAATTTCAATTATTTCTATACAGGGTTGTAAATTTATATCCTGGGATtagtctaaaccagggtttctcaaccagggttccgtagaACCTtagagttccatgagaggtcactagaggttcccagggagatcaaattatttcaaattcgggcaacttcacattaaagaggtaagtttcattctttatttttagtttaagaacactgttaatacatatatacaggcctacccatgaaagaaatataataattttataacctctggcctatatttgagcctgaatgtgcaggggttccccgtggcctggaaaatatttcaagggttccttcagggtcaaagagttgagaaaggctgctctagacacTTTCTACCAGGGCTTTATCGCCTGCACTTTCAGTCTGTGCATCATGACACTGAAAACCTAAGTAGTTCAGGTAGAGATTTCTCTGACTTTTCCAAACCACAAATGCCACCTCCCTCTTCCACAATCTCAGGAAGGCCACTGAAAACTATTTTTGATTTCAGTACAGTTGGGAGGATGGCAGACACCATTTTTGGTGCAATTGATGTCCTGGTGCTGTATGCTGGAACTATCTGAACTTTAAGATTATTTTCTATGGCTTGTTTTATGGTAGTTAAAGTAAGGTGGTGATTATACTGTATGGAAGCCTTTCCTTTTGTAGCATGTTGATTATAGAATATCTTCCTCAGAGGACCCTTTGGTGTCAGATAAAGGCTTTTTACATGTTCGAGAATGTCTAAATAGCAACCTGAAATTCGGTGAaatatctttttatatttgtttgaaaGTGTATTTTCATGTTGTTTCTGCTGGAATTCTCTGGCAGTGCATACAAATACAACAGAGGAAGATTTAGTGAGTTATTCTGAATGTGAGTTATTCTGAATGATGATATTTCCGCAATATAGGATTCAAAGCTGAAGCAGATGGGCTACTCACTGTAACTTCCAGTACTTCATATGAATCTCTCCACAATCCTCAAGAGGCCCGCAGGCTCCACGCTACCCTGGCTGAGCAGTCATCCATTTTCGGTCATCACCGTGGTGGTCCACCAGAGAGATATCTCTTTGTCCTGGTGAGTAGGGAGAAAACTGTGGAGAATATGCTGCCTACACAATGCAATATCAGAAGAAGCTGTGGATATTATTCACAGCATCATGGAAACTATTTTGGAGGGTGAGAACAGCAGCTGAATTCCTCCTAATTAATGGAAACTTGATGTACGTCTTCCCACAATGTTGTGGAGCAGATGTAAGTTGATTGCTTCTAATGTACTTTGTGGCGCATtgcctggaaaaagaaaaaagctttcgAAAGGTGGTCTGAGCCAAAAGTAGTCCATTTTAAAGTGGACAAGTGTTAGAAGATGTTTGGGGCAACTTTAATAAGACTTGCTACTGTTCTGTCACCCCAAGAGGGTCATAAACAACAGTAAGAATTAATCCTTAAGCCATCATCAACCTAATTGAAATCATTACCTGTGGAACACAAATAATGTATTTATAGAAGGTTGATGCAAAATGTAACAAGGGAAATCCCAAGGTCTAATTTTAGGTACCCTTTTTGATAGAAAAGGAAAGCAGTGAGAtatcaaaaggaagaaagagacaaaCATTAGGTAATAGGGTAGAGAGGATTGTTGAAATTTATTCTATTTGCAGCTGCCATTGTCCAGCCCTCAAGATGCTGGGATTGGTAGGGATGTTTCCAGAGTGAGGTCAAAGAAGCCAAGATGGTGTCTGTGACCCACAACTGAAGCCTGGTCCCTTTTTCATATGCATCGCCTGTGCAACTGTTAAACCTCCAAGGTAGTCCTGACAAGAAGCCCaatcaggagtactagctctatctttactgcaagggtacattaacagaatcttgcaagtatttatcccctcctttccttttactctctgaaaaactaggaagggtcctttctgaaatgtttcccatgccctccctccttctgtggtctgagataccttttacgtgctggttgtccagtctgcatttctttcttctgtctcccaagatcattcccacataccattacagcaacacacataaaaaaggagcAGGTTTGACTATATGGGCATGGCttccatcttgatctttttaaaACACACTTTCCCACAGAAGGCCCTGGACTTAGGCTACCACATCTATGCTTCAAAACTATGGATGACAACTAGAGAGCAGCAAAGAGTttgggttttctgtatctctttgctgccatctaggtgAGCATTATTTGTTGAGGAGAATAAATCTCATTTTCTAACAATGCCATTGGAACAACActctacttggttgtgccattcctAGCAAGCCATTACAGGGAGAGAATTGAGAAACTGGTAGAAATAGGGCTGTTGCTACTTGAAGCAGTAGCCCAGCAAATTTTCTTAAAAACTCCAAAGGCTGCTTGGCTGCCCATACTTGTCTGGTTCTCCCTAGACAACTCATTGAGAAGGTCTTCTGCCTTCCTGAGGCCTGCCCGTGGGCCTCCAGAAGGGTAGGTAGAGGGACATTTTCAGCTCAGTTTCATTTCAATGACCTCTCTCTCCTCTATAAAATGTGGATCTGTCATTTCCGAATACTTTCTTTAGTAATACATTATGTCAGTAAAAAATCACCTTAATTGCATTAACTTTGTTATTGCTTGTCATTCTGCTTTTATTGTGTTAAGTGGTAATCTGTACTCCCCACAATCCCTCCCCACAGATATCAGTCTATCATCTTCTGCTGCTAACTAGACCACATTTTTTAATCTCCTTCTGTTTATGACCACATAAAATTTGCTTATGTGCTCCCTTTAGGAAAGACTTAAATGGAGTCCTTCAGTCCCTCTGAAATATTAATTTTCTAACTGCTCCTAGAGTTGCATTAGGAAGGATTTTGGATTTTCTCAGATGGATTCCTTTAAGCATTTTGTGTCCCCCCCCCACTCACACCAAAAATGTGGAGGGATCACTgagtacagtattttaaaaagtaaaataatgaaaGCTGGGGAAACtaatatttaacaaaatatttgGGAGACCTGTAACCCCAGGACTACTCAAAATCTTTACTGCCTTTCTTCCAATATTTCCATATTTGCTATACCACACAGTTCTATAAGATAGAAATGTGATGTAATCTAGGATTTACTGATAACTGGGGTT includes:
- the MREG gene encoding melanoregulin gives rise to the protein MTTKHTDSNSVSSDKLEDLSNECDTFQYFNKLQKRRQSEAANLWNEPADHAHVERRDDHELYKLLEERSKMRRGSKGYRRLSFDIIAHRQIRRKVKDRWKHILEVLGFKAEADGLLTVTSSTSYESLHNPQEARRLHATLAEQSSIFGHHRGGPPERYLFVLDRLILLDVVDDFLSAARHFYPAEEEEDNMSSSDGGLPTPGPILVQLNSETQEEEEDKEDEEDEGGN